One Cucurbita pepo subsp. pepo cultivar mu-cu-16 chromosome LG09, ASM280686v2, whole genome shotgun sequence DNA window includes the following coding sequences:
- the LOC111802386 gene encoding probable aquaporin TIP3-2, which translates to MPPRRYAVGRADEATHPDSVRATLAEFLSTFIFVFAGEGSVLALDKIFKPADYGSYGRGGYGYSHDHGYGRRGGDTGRGASDLVVIAIAHAFALFSAVAASINVSGGHVNPAVTFGVLLGGRISLIRAFFYWVAQILGAIVASLILRLATGGMRPMGFFVSSGISELHGFVLEILLTFALVYVVYATAIDPKRGSLETIAPLAIGLIVGANILVGGVFDGACMNPARAFGPSLVGWRWDNHWIYWIGPLLGGGLAALVYEYLVIPVEPPVHTHHQPLAPEDY; encoded by the exons ATGCCGCCGAGACGATATGCCGTTGGACGGGCCGATGAGGCCACCCACCCTGACTCCGTTAGAGCCACCTTGGCTGAGTTCCTTTCCACTTTCATCTTCGTCTTTGCCGGAGAAGGCTCCGTCCTCGCTCTCG ATAAAATTTTCAAGCCAGCAGACTATGGAAGCTACGGTCGTGGTGGTTATGGTTACAGTCATGACCACGGTTACGGTAGAAGGGGAGGCGACACGGGCCGTGGGGCGTCGGATTTAGTAGTAATAGCAATAGCGCATGCATTTGCGCTGTTCTCGGCCGTAGCGGCGAGTATCAACGTCTCCGGTGGGCATGTGAATCCTGCTGTTACATTTGGTGTACTTCTTGGAGGAAGGATATCTCTTATCCGTGCATTCTTCTATTGGGTAGCTCAGATTTTGGGCGCCATTGTGGCTTCCCTGATCTTGAGACTCGCAACGGGTGGCATG AGGCCAATGGGGTTCTTCGTTTCATCGGGCATATCAGAACTGCACGGATTTGTACTAGAGATATTGCTTACATTTGCTTTGGTGTACGTAGTCTACGCAACAGCAATAGACCCGAAGAGGGGAAGTTTGGAAACAATAGCACCACTGGCAATCGGGTTAATAGTCGGGGCGAATATTCTAGTGGGTGGGGTATTTGATGGGGCCTGTATGAACCCGGCCCGGGCCTTTGGGCCGTCGTTAGTGGGCTGGAGATGGGACAACCATTGGATCTACTGGATTGGGCCATTGCTGGGAGGTGGGCTTGCTGCACTTGTCTATGAGTATTTGGTGATTCCAGTTGAACCTCCTGTACATACCCACCACCAGCCTTTAGCTCCGGAAGATTACtaa
- the LOC111802384 gene encoding uncharacterized protein LOC111802384 isoform X1: MVAAFIPCCLHFTPKLGHFNRPLIHAAVCKNHRGARLKSFGVARPQILSPAFGEEDGLRVFVLSDLHTDYEENMNWINCLSSVKYRDDVLLVAGDVAETYSNFVSTMALLKDKFERVFFVPGNHDLWCRREGDNYLDSLEKMSNLYDACSSLGVDTNPAILNGLGIVPLFSWYHESFDTEMDIEGIRVPSLEMVCKDFHACKWPADLSNEGTSLALFFDAMNERNHLMIEEIQRTCGQIITFSHFVPRLELCPEKRMLFYPKLPKIIGSDYLEHRIRSIHGRSKEAISACHVFGHTHFCWDHTLDGIRYVQAPLAYPRERKRRMNGGEDWLPFCIYCNGRFAHKLTPCYWSDYYAANARSPNNTQLAPWVSKFYRRK, from the exons ATGGTGGCGGCGTTCATCCCTTGTTGCTTGCACTTTACCCCAAAACTTGGCCATTTCAATCGTCCTTTGATCCACGCAGCGGTATGTAAAAATCACAGAGGCGCGAGGTTGAAAAGTTTTGGCGTTGCAAGGCCTCAGATACTGTCGCCTGCATTCGGAGAAGAGGATGGCCTGCGAGTCTTTGTGCTGTCCGATCTGCACACGGATTACGAGGAAAATATGAATTGGATTAACTGCTTGTCTTCGGTCAAATATAGAGACGATGTTCTTCTTGTTGCCGGAGATGTGGCGGAGACCTACAGTAATTTTGTTTCAACAATGGCTCTGTTGAAGGATAAATTTGAGCGCGTCTTCTTTGTGCCTGGGAATCACGATTTGTGGTGCCGTCGAGAGGGAGACAATTAT cTTGATTCTCTTGAGAAGATGAGCAATCTTTATGACGCGTGTAGTAGTCTTGGAGTTGATACCAATCCGGCGATCTTGAATGGATTAGGAATTGTTCCATTGTTCTCTTGGTATCACGAG AGCTTTGACACAGAAATGGACATAGAAGGAATCCGCGTTCCATCCCTGGAGATG GTATGTAAAGACTTCCATGCATGCAAATGGCCAGCAGATCTTTCAAATGAAGGTACTTCACTAGCATTGTTCTTTGATGCAATGAATGAAAGGAATCATTTAATGATCGAGGAGATCCAAAGGACCTGCGGTcaaataattacattttctCACTTTGTTCCAAG GTTAGAGCTATGTCCAGAAAAGAGGAtgctattctatcctaagctCCCTAAAATCATTGGCTCGGATTATCTCGAGCATCGTATAAGATCTATACACGGGAGGAGTAAAGAAGCAATTTCAGCATGTCATGTGTTTGGCCATACCCATTTTTGCTGGGATCATACGCTTGATGGCATCAG ATACGTCCAGGCACCATTGGCTTATCCCAGAGAACGCAAGAGGAGGATGAATGGTGGTGAAGATTGGCTTCCTTTTTGCATTTATTGCAACGGCAGGTTCGCTCATAAACTCACCCCTTGTTACTGGTCCGATTATTATGCTGCTAATGCAAGATCACCCAATAACACTCAACTTGCTCCTTGGGTTTCCAAATTctatagaagaaaatga
- the LOC111802384 gene encoding uncharacterized protein LOC111802384 isoform X2, with the protein MVAAFIPCCLHFTPKLGHFNRPLIHAAVCKNHRGARLKSFGVARPQILSPAFGEEDGLRVFVLSDLHTDYEENMNWINCLSSVKYRDDVLLVAGDVAETYSNFVSTMALLKDKFERVFFVPGNHDLWCRREGDNYLDSLEKMSNLYDACSSLGVDTNPAILNGLGIVPLFSWYHESFDTEMDIEGIRVPSLEMVCKDFHACKWPADLSNEGTSLALFFDAMNERNHLMIEEIQRTCGQIITFSHFVPRLELCPEKRMLFYPKLPKIIGSDYLEHRIRSIHGRSKEAISACHVFGHTHFCWDHTLDGIRYVQAPLAYPRERKRRMNGGEDWLPFCIYCNGRSNGS; encoded by the exons ATGGTGGCGGCGTTCATCCCTTGTTGCTTGCACTTTACCCCAAAACTTGGCCATTTCAATCGTCCTTTGATCCACGCAGCGGTATGTAAAAATCACAGAGGCGCGAGGTTGAAAAGTTTTGGCGTTGCAAGGCCTCAGATACTGTCGCCTGCATTCGGAGAAGAGGATGGCCTGCGAGTCTTTGTGCTGTCCGATCTGCACACGGATTACGAGGAAAATATGAATTGGATTAACTGCTTGTCTTCGGTCAAATATAGAGACGATGTTCTTCTTGTTGCCGGAGATGTGGCGGAGACCTACAGTAATTTTGTTTCAACAATGGCTCTGTTGAAGGATAAATTTGAGCGCGTCTTCTTTGTGCCTGGGAATCACGATTTGTGGTGCCGTCGAGAGGGAGACAATTAT cTTGATTCTCTTGAGAAGATGAGCAATCTTTATGACGCGTGTAGTAGTCTTGGAGTTGATACCAATCCGGCGATCTTGAATGGATTAGGAATTGTTCCATTGTTCTCTTGGTATCACGAG AGCTTTGACACAGAAATGGACATAGAAGGAATCCGCGTTCCATCCCTGGAGATG GTATGTAAAGACTTCCATGCATGCAAATGGCCAGCAGATCTTTCAAATGAAGGTACTTCACTAGCATTGTTCTTTGATGCAATGAATGAAAGGAATCATTTAATGATCGAGGAGATCCAAAGGACCTGCGGTcaaataattacattttctCACTTTGTTCCAAG GTTAGAGCTATGTCCAGAAAAGAGGAtgctattctatcctaagctCCCTAAAATCATTGGCTCGGATTATCTCGAGCATCGTATAAGATCTATACACGGGAGGAGTAAAGAAGCAATTTCAGCATGTCATGTGTTTGGCCATACCCATTTTTGCTGGGATCATACGCTTGATGGCATCAG ATACGTCCAGGCACCATTGGCTTATCCCAGAGAACGCAAGAGGAGGATGAATGGTGGTGAAGATTGGCTTCCTTTTTGCATTTATTGCAACGGCAG ATCCAATGGGTCATGA